In Polyodon spathula isolate WHYD16114869_AA unplaced genomic scaffold, ASM1765450v1 scaffolds_764, whole genome shotgun sequence, one genomic interval encodes:
- the LOC121308645 gene encoding protein phosphatase Slingshot homolog 2-like isoform X4, producing the protein MLLYHKTPSISSDLNPRTHIAGLDQSTCISENFLTVKGAALFLPRGNGSPGPRVSQRHNKHAGDLQQHLQAMFTLLRPEDNIRLAVRLESAFQSCMRYIVVVSTNGRQDTEESIVLGMDLNTKDSSSCTLGLVLPLWSDTLIHLDGDGGFSVSTVNRVHVFKPVSVQAMWSSLQSLHKACEVARCHNYYPGSLFLTWISYYESRVNSDQVCINEWNAMQDVQSHRADSPVLFTDVPTERERTERLIKTKLREIMMQKDLENITSKEIRTELEMQMVCNLREFKEYIDNEMIVILGQMDSPTEIFEHVFLGSEWNASNLEDLQNRGIRYILNVTREIDNFFPGVFEYHNIRVYDEEATDLLAYWNDTFKFISKAKKAGSKCLVHCKMGVSRSASTVIAYAMKEYGWNLERAHSFVKDRRTVTNPNPSFMRQLEEYQGILLASKQRHNKLWRSHSESDLSDHHEPDSSSKPPLNLNFTRKDSDNNNSPLEHFLGMAVLQVLTTEPAEKEEELEEEEEEEDDDEEEEGLQLEFQPCPDLSAGEPASESVLGPCGGEEPGPDSLLRDCPPVLIELKETALGDLEEDDLGAEQRGKPVSSLSGATDPVISDPPEQEPGFLEIAQQPNNNNNPGEYPSPALSSLSTDSIDFFSAREKFLELSQDGRAHSLSQTRTEEQAAGRTRPSSFSSSRGPSQELLSAEECAVVPAEEPVKEQPADVSGPLAKSQSENGISVKDIVTELESINQGGAQCRTDPASTIPTASTPAPAPLKRNTIHDLPGESAKPPRGEEEEEEHPILGTSLQRDPEAEDLPWPGEAAREGSVPKTGSVKRVTKELEQRLRHDPTANLLIQKNSRHDEPPSVESSGRPYKSGDCELAPQENQPGIQTEGSSDAPGPRGEVSVRCETSVCEPSEPAGDNEGSPVSETPGTGTLLPDLLSTHRIRIVKITELVPIPTPRPTSPATGNTRAGQCNQAAFLEETGHPLEETSVGEKKEAEEDQSKGFVYHQTLPSVGQSLPSQTPDNQNTEDSSPSLSGLPPFPKPGSSQPFVRLEGVTVQSSDTDSLMGVLQLGGYPSLQQSTEELNKNRETVCELQAFLCDSTSPRSSSRGLLGACAGLPHSSSSNSVAELAPGVVRQRAREIEALIRQAGLTTPSLMKRSASLAKLGCLELSPGDLSERGAGLAAVQRVGPASWDCRWRGGTPEDPFKKLRVSSQPSQQGEPTPCMVEQLRTEGCVALSRPMECLDAQYAKTCGETLDPESSSPQLCQAGTAEGVLPLASRQQHGRTHPLRRVRKSNEKKRTASFLYNTM; encoded by the exons CATCAGCGAAAACTTCCTCACTGTGAAAGGGGCTGCCCTCTTCCTTCCACGAGGAAATGGCTCCCCGGGTCCCAGAGTCTCCCAGCGACACAACAAGCATGCAG gtGACCTCCAGCAACACTTGCAGGCCATGTTTACACTGCTGCGTCCCGAAGACAATATCAGACTG GCCGTCCGGTTGGAAAGTGCTTTCCAGAGCTGCATGCGCTACATCGTGGTCGTTTCAACCAATGGCAGGCAGGACACAGAGGAGAGCATCGTACTGGGAATGGACTTGAACACCAAAGACAG CAGCTCCTGCACCCTGGGTCTGGTTCTGCCTCTGTGGAGCGACACGCTCATCCACCTGGACGGAGACGG GGGCTTCAGTGTCTCCACCGTGAACAGAGTTCACGTCTTCAAACCGGTGTCGGTCCAGGCCATGTG GTCGTCACTCCAGAGCTTGCACAAGGCGTGCGAAGTGGCTCGCTGCCACAACTACTACCCCGGCAGCCTCTTCCTCACCTGGATCAGCTACTACGAGAGCCGGGTGAACTCGGACCAGGTGTGCATCAACGAGTGGAACGCCATGCAGGACGTGCAGTCCCACCGCGCTGACTCCCCCGTGCTCTTCACTGACGT CCCCACGGAGAGGGAGCGTACAGAGAGGCTCATCAAAACCAAACTGCGAGAGATCATGATGCAGAAAGACCTGGAGAACATCACGTCAAAGGAG ATCCGGACGGAGCTGGAGATGCAGATGGTGTGTAACCTGCGTGAGTTCAAGGAGTACATTGACAATGAGATGATCGTGATCCTGGGGCAGATGGACAGCCCCACGGAGATATTCGAACACGTCTTTCTG GGCTCCGAGTGGAACGCCTCCAATCTCGAGGACCTGCAGAACCGAGG AATTCGCTACATCCTGAACGTCACTCGGGAGATCGATAATTTCTTCCCGGGAGTGTTTGAGTACCACAACATCCGCGTCTATGATGAGGAGGCTACAGACCTGCTGGCGTACTGGAACGACACCTTCAAATTCATCTCCAAGGCGAA GAAGGCTGGCTCCAAGTGCCTGGTGCACTGCAAGATGGGCGTGAGCCGCTCTGCCTCCACGGTCATCGCCTACGCCATGAAGGAGTACGGCTGGAACCTGGAGCGCGCGCACAGCTTCGTGAAGGACCGCCGCACTgtcaccaaccccaacccctccTTCATGAGGCAGCTGGAGGAGTACCAGGGCATCCTGCTGGCCAG CAAACAGAGACACAACAAGCTGTGGCGCTCCCACTCGGAGAGCGACCTCTCGGACCACCATGAGCCTGACTCCTCCTCTAAGCCCCCCCTCAACCTGAACTTCACCAGGAAGGACTCTGACAACAACAATTCCCCTCTGGAGCACTTCCTGGGCATGGCCGTGCTGCAGGTGCTCACCACTGAGCCggcagagaaagaggaggagctggaggaggaggaagaggaggaagatgacgatgaggaggaggagggtctGCAGCTCGAGTTCCAGCCCTGCCCAGACCTGAGTGCTGGAGAACCAGCCTCGGAGAGCGTGTTGGGACCCTGCGGAGGTGAGGAGCCTGGACCTGACTCCCTGCTTCGGGACTGTCCCCCAGTGCTGATTGAACTCAAAGAGACGGCGCTTGGCGATTTGGAGGAGGATGACCTCGGGGCAGAGCAGAGGGGCAAACCTGTGTCTTCCCTAAGCGGAGCGACTGATCCAGTGATTTCAGACcccccagagcaggagccaggcTTCCTGGAGATCGCGCAGCaaccaaataacaataataatcccGGGGAGTACCCCTCCCCTGCCCTGTCCAGCCTCAGCACAGACAGCATCGACTTCTTCAGCGCACGTGAGAAGTTCCTGGAGCTCTCGCAGGACGGGCGGGCGCACTCCCTCTCTCAGACCCGCACGGAGGAGCAGGCAGCTGGGAGGACTCGCCCGTCCTCCTTCTCTTCATCCAGGGGTCCTAGCCAGGAGCTGCTGTCCGCAGAGGAATGCGCTGTTGTCCCAGCCGAGGAGCCAGTGAAG GAGCAGCCTGCAGATGTGAGCGGCCCCCTCGCCAAGTCACAGTCCGAGAACGGGATTTCAGTGAAGGACATAGTGACTGAGCTGGAGTCCATCAACCAGGGCGGTGCGCAGTGCAGGACTGACCCTGCTTCCACTATCCCCACCGCTTCGACCCCAGCACCAGCCCCCCTCAAGAGGAACACCATCCACGACCTGCCGGGGGAGTCTGCAAAACCTcccagaggagaggaggaggaggaggagcatcCGATACTGGGGACGAGTCTACAGAGGGACCCTGAAGCAGAGGACCTGCCCTGGCCAGGGGAAGCAGCCCGGGAGGGTTCTGTTCCCAAAACCGGGTCAGTGAAGCGGGTCACCAAGGAGCTGGAGCAGAGGCTGCGTCATGACCCGACTGCGAACCTGCTGATCCAGAAGAACTCCCGCCACGATGAGCCCCCCTCCGTTGAGAGCTCAGGGCGTCCTTACAAATCGGGGGACTGTGAACTGGCTCCACAGGAGAATCAGCCAGGGATCCAGACTGAAGGCTCCTCCGATGCCCCTGGCCCGCGTGGTGAGGTGTCTGTGCGCTGCGAGACTTCTGTGTGTGAGCCCTCGGAGCCTGCAGGGGACAACGAGGGCTCCCCCGTTTCAGAGACCCCCGGCACTGGCACTCTTCTCCCGGACCTGCTTTCCACTCACAGGATCAGGATTGTTAAAATTACGGAGCTCGTTCCCATCCCGACCCCTCGCCCCACGAGCCCAGCCACGGGGAACACCCGGGCAGGGCAGTGCAACCAGGCAGCTTTTCTGGAGGAGACGGGACACCCATTGGAAGAGACCAGTGTGGGGGAAAAGAAAGAGGCTGAGGAGGACCAAAGTAAGGGCTTTGTCTACCACCAGACTCTCCCTTCAGTGGGGCAAAGTCTTCCCTCCCAGACCCCAGATAACCAAAACACAGAAGACAGTTCCCCTTCCCTCTCAGGACTCCCTCCCTTCCCTAAACCTGGGAGCTCCCAGCCCTTTGTGAGGCTGGAGGGCGTGACGGTGCAGAGCAGTGATACAGACAGCTTGATGGGGGTGCTGCAGCTCGGAGGCTATCCCAGCCTCCAGCAGAGTACAGAGGAGCTGAACAAGAACCGGGAGACTGTGTGTGAACTGCAAGCCTTCCTGTGTGACTCCACCTCGCCCCGCTCCTCCTCCAGGGGTCTCCTGGGGGCCTGTGCCGGTCTGCCCCACAGCTCCAGCAGCAACAGCGTGGCGGAGCTGGCCCCAGGCGTGGTGAGGCAGCGTGCCCGGGAGATCGAGGCCCTGATCAGGCAGGCAGGCCTCACTACCCCGTCCCTCATGAAGCGCTCTGCCTCCCTGGCCAAGCTGGGCTGCCTGGAGCTCTCTCCGGGTGACCTGAGTGAGAGGGGCGCGGGGCTGGCAGCGGTGCAGAGGGTCGGCCCTGCCTCCTGGGACTGCAGGTGGCGCGGAGGAACCCCAGAGGACCCTTTCAAGAAACTGCGAGTGTCATCTCAGCCCAGCCAGCAGGGAGAGCCCACACCGTGCATGGTGGAGCAGCTGAGGACAGAGGGGTGCGTGGCACTAAGCCGGCCTATGGAGTGCCTCGACGCTCAGTACGCCAAAACCTGCGGGGAGACCCTGGACCCTGAAAGCAGCTCCCCTCAGCTGTGCCAGGCCGGCACCGCGGAGGGCGTTCTCCCCCTGGCATCGCGGCAACAGCATGGCAGGACTCATCCGCTGCGCAGGGTGAGGAAGAGCAACGAGAAGAAACGGACTGCCAGCTTCCTCTACAACACCATGTGA
- the LOC121308645 gene encoding protein phosphatase Slingshot homolog 2-like isoform X1 gives MAADSSMFLTMLTVDSGQIQRADLNPRTHIAGLDQSTCISENFLTVKGAALFLPRGNGSPGPRVSQRHNKHAGDLQQHLQAMFTLLRPEDNIRLAVRLESAFQSCMRYIVVVSTNGRQDTEESIVLGMDLNTKDSSSCTLGLVLPLWSDTLIHLDGDGGFSVSTVNRVHVFKPVSVQAMWSSLQSLHKACEVARCHNYYPGSLFLTWISYYESRVNSDQVCINEWNAMQDVQSHRADSPVLFTDVPTERERTERLIKTKLREIMMQKDLENITSKEIRTELEMQMVCNLREFKEYIDNEMIVILGQMDSPTEIFEHVFLGSEWNASNLEDLQNRGIRYILNVTREIDNFFPGVFEYHNIRVYDEEATDLLAYWNDTFKFISKAKKAGSKCLVHCKMGVSRSASTVIAYAMKEYGWNLERAHSFVKDRRTVTNPNPSFMRQLEEYQGILLASKQRHNKLWRSHSESDLSDHHEPDSSSKPPLNLNFTRKDSDNNNSPLEHFLGMAVLQVLTTEPAEKEEELEEEEEEEDDDEEEEGLQLEFQPCPDLSAGEPASESVLGPCGGEEPGPDSLLRDCPPVLIELKETALGDLEEDDLGAEQRGKPVSSLSGATDPVISDPPEQEPGFLEIAQQPNNNNNPGEYPSPALSSLSTDSIDFFSAREKFLELSQDGRAHSLSQTRTEEQAAGRTRPSSFSSSRGPSQELLSAEECAVVPAEEPVKEQPADVSGPLAKSQSENGISVKDIVTELESINQGGAQCRTDPASTIPTASTPAPAPLKRNTIHDLPGESAKPPRGEEEEEEHPILGTSLQRDPEAEDLPWPGEAAREGSVPKTGSVKRVTKELEQRLRHDPTANLLIQKNSRHDEPPSVESSGRPYKSGDCELAPQENQPGIQTEGSSDAPGPRGEVSVRCETSVCEPSEPAGDNEGSPVSETPGTGTLLPDLLSTHRIRIVKITELVPIPTPRPTSPATGNTRAGQCNQAAFLEETGHPLEETSVGEKKEAEEDQSKGFVYHQTLPSVGQSLPSQTPDNQNTEDSSPSLSGLPPFPKPGSSQPFVRLEGVTVQSSDTDSLMGVLQLGGYPSLQQSTEELNKNRETVCELQAFLCDSTSPRSSSRGLLGACAGLPHSSSSNSVAELAPGVVRQRAREIEALIRQAGLTTPSLMKRSASLAKLGCLELSPGDLSERGAGLAAVQRVGPASWDCRWRGGTPEDPFKKLRVSSQPSQQGEPTPCMVEQLRTEGCVALSRPMECLDAQYAKTCGETLDPESSSPQLCQAGTAEGVLPLASRQQHGRTHPLRRVRKSNEKKRTASFLYNTM, from the exons CATCAGCGAAAACTTCCTCACTGTGAAAGGGGCTGCCCTCTTCCTTCCACGAGGAAATGGCTCCCCGGGTCCCAGAGTCTCCCAGCGACACAACAAGCATGCAG gtGACCTCCAGCAACACTTGCAGGCCATGTTTACACTGCTGCGTCCCGAAGACAATATCAGACTG GCCGTCCGGTTGGAAAGTGCTTTCCAGAGCTGCATGCGCTACATCGTGGTCGTTTCAACCAATGGCAGGCAGGACACAGAGGAGAGCATCGTACTGGGAATGGACTTGAACACCAAAGACAG CAGCTCCTGCACCCTGGGTCTGGTTCTGCCTCTGTGGAGCGACACGCTCATCCACCTGGACGGAGACGG GGGCTTCAGTGTCTCCACCGTGAACAGAGTTCACGTCTTCAAACCGGTGTCGGTCCAGGCCATGTG GTCGTCACTCCAGAGCTTGCACAAGGCGTGCGAAGTGGCTCGCTGCCACAACTACTACCCCGGCAGCCTCTTCCTCACCTGGATCAGCTACTACGAGAGCCGGGTGAACTCGGACCAGGTGTGCATCAACGAGTGGAACGCCATGCAGGACGTGCAGTCCCACCGCGCTGACTCCCCCGTGCTCTTCACTGACGT CCCCACGGAGAGGGAGCGTACAGAGAGGCTCATCAAAACCAAACTGCGAGAGATCATGATGCAGAAAGACCTGGAGAACATCACGTCAAAGGAG ATCCGGACGGAGCTGGAGATGCAGATGGTGTGTAACCTGCGTGAGTTCAAGGAGTACATTGACAATGAGATGATCGTGATCCTGGGGCAGATGGACAGCCCCACGGAGATATTCGAACACGTCTTTCTG GGCTCCGAGTGGAACGCCTCCAATCTCGAGGACCTGCAGAACCGAGG AATTCGCTACATCCTGAACGTCACTCGGGAGATCGATAATTTCTTCCCGGGAGTGTTTGAGTACCACAACATCCGCGTCTATGATGAGGAGGCTACAGACCTGCTGGCGTACTGGAACGACACCTTCAAATTCATCTCCAAGGCGAA GAAGGCTGGCTCCAAGTGCCTGGTGCACTGCAAGATGGGCGTGAGCCGCTCTGCCTCCACGGTCATCGCCTACGCCATGAAGGAGTACGGCTGGAACCTGGAGCGCGCGCACAGCTTCGTGAAGGACCGCCGCACTgtcaccaaccccaacccctccTTCATGAGGCAGCTGGAGGAGTACCAGGGCATCCTGCTGGCCAG CAAACAGAGACACAACAAGCTGTGGCGCTCCCACTCGGAGAGCGACCTCTCGGACCACCATGAGCCTGACTCCTCCTCTAAGCCCCCCCTCAACCTGAACTTCACCAGGAAGGACTCTGACAACAACAATTCCCCTCTGGAGCACTTCCTGGGCATGGCCGTGCTGCAGGTGCTCACCACTGAGCCggcagagaaagaggaggagctggaggaggaggaagaggaggaagatgacgatgaggaggaggagggtctGCAGCTCGAGTTCCAGCCCTGCCCAGACCTGAGTGCTGGAGAACCAGCCTCGGAGAGCGTGTTGGGACCCTGCGGAGGTGAGGAGCCTGGACCTGACTCCCTGCTTCGGGACTGTCCCCCAGTGCTGATTGAACTCAAAGAGACGGCGCTTGGCGATTTGGAGGAGGATGACCTCGGGGCAGAGCAGAGGGGCAAACCTGTGTCTTCCCTAAGCGGAGCGACTGATCCAGTGATTTCAGACcccccagagcaggagccaggcTTCCTGGAGATCGCGCAGCaaccaaataacaataataatcccGGGGAGTACCCCTCCCCTGCCCTGTCCAGCCTCAGCACAGACAGCATCGACTTCTTCAGCGCACGTGAGAAGTTCCTGGAGCTCTCGCAGGACGGGCGGGCGCACTCCCTCTCTCAGACCCGCACGGAGGAGCAGGCAGCTGGGAGGACTCGCCCGTCCTCCTTCTCTTCATCCAGGGGTCCTAGCCAGGAGCTGCTGTCCGCAGAGGAATGCGCTGTTGTCCCAGCCGAGGAGCCAGTGAAG GAGCAGCCTGCAGATGTGAGCGGCCCCCTCGCCAAGTCACAGTCCGAGAACGGGATTTCAGTGAAGGACATAGTGACTGAGCTGGAGTCCATCAACCAGGGCGGTGCGCAGTGCAGGACTGACCCTGCTTCCACTATCCCCACCGCTTCGACCCCAGCACCAGCCCCCCTCAAGAGGAACACCATCCACGACCTGCCGGGGGAGTCTGCAAAACCTcccagaggagaggaggaggaggaggagcatcCGATACTGGGGACGAGTCTACAGAGGGACCCTGAAGCAGAGGACCTGCCCTGGCCAGGGGAAGCAGCCCGGGAGGGTTCTGTTCCCAAAACCGGGTCAGTGAAGCGGGTCACCAAGGAGCTGGAGCAGAGGCTGCGTCATGACCCGACTGCGAACCTGCTGATCCAGAAGAACTCCCGCCACGATGAGCCCCCCTCCGTTGAGAGCTCAGGGCGTCCTTACAAATCGGGGGACTGTGAACTGGCTCCACAGGAGAATCAGCCAGGGATCCAGACTGAAGGCTCCTCCGATGCCCCTGGCCCGCGTGGTGAGGTGTCTGTGCGCTGCGAGACTTCTGTGTGTGAGCCCTCGGAGCCTGCAGGGGACAACGAGGGCTCCCCCGTTTCAGAGACCCCCGGCACTGGCACTCTTCTCCCGGACCTGCTTTCCACTCACAGGATCAGGATTGTTAAAATTACGGAGCTCGTTCCCATCCCGACCCCTCGCCCCACGAGCCCAGCCACGGGGAACACCCGGGCAGGGCAGTGCAACCAGGCAGCTTTTCTGGAGGAGACGGGACACCCATTGGAAGAGACCAGTGTGGGGGAAAAGAAAGAGGCTGAGGAGGACCAAAGTAAGGGCTTTGTCTACCACCAGACTCTCCCTTCAGTGGGGCAAAGTCTTCCCTCCCAGACCCCAGATAACCAAAACACAGAAGACAGTTCCCCTTCCCTCTCAGGACTCCCTCCCTTCCCTAAACCTGGGAGCTCCCAGCCCTTTGTGAGGCTGGAGGGCGTGACGGTGCAGAGCAGTGATACAGACAGCTTGATGGGGGTGCTGCAGCTCGGAGGCTATCCCAGCCTCCAGCAGAGTACAGAGGAGCTGAACAAGAACCGGGAGACTGTGTGTGAACTGCAAGCCTTCCTGTGTGACTCCACCTCGCCCCGCTCCTCCTCCAGGGGTCTCCTGGGGGCCTGTGCCGGTCTGCCCCACAGCTCCAGCAGCAACAGCGTGGCGGAGCTGGCCCCAGGCGTGGTGAGGCAGCGTGCCCGGGAGATCGAGGCCCTGATCAGGCAGGCAGGCCTCACTACCCCGTCCCTCATGAAGCGCTCTGCCTCCCTGGCCAAGCTGGGCTGCCTGGAGCTCTCTCCGGGTGACCTGAGTGAGAGGGGCGCGGGGCTGGCAGCGGTGCAGAGGGTCGGCCCTGCCTCCTGGGACTGCAGGTGGCGCGGAGGAACCCCAGAGGACCCTTTCAAGAAACTGCGAGTGTCATCTCAGCCCAGCCAGCAGGGAGAGCCCACACCGTGCATGGTGGAGCAGCTGAGGACAGAGGGGTGCGTGGCACTAAGCCGGCCTATGGAGTGCCTCGACGCTCAGTACGCCAAAACCTGCGGGGAGACCCTGGACCCTGAAAGCAGCTCCCCTCAGCTGTGCCAGGCCGGCACCGCGGAGGGCGTTCTCCCCCTGGCATCGCGGCAACAGCATGGCAGGACTCATCCGCTGCGCAGGGTGAGGAAGAGCAACGAGAAGAAACGGACTGCCAGCTTCCTCTACAACACCATGTGA